The following are encoded in a window of Telmatobacter sp. DSM 110680 genomic DNA:
- a CDS encoding DUF3341 domain-containing protein, translated as MPSREGTYGLLAEFDTPSDLVRAARQAREDGWRRLDCYTPYPVEEAAEAIGFHRNRVPLVTLVGALMGLAAMFSMETWVSVIAYPLNIGGRPLYSWPAFIVPAYEWTILWAGLSAAFGMMALNGLPQLYHPLFNAPNFRDGATSDKFFLCLEALDPKFDLIESKEYLKTLEPVSIVEVEY; from the coding sequence ATGCCTTCACGTGAAGGGACTTACGGCCTGCTGGCCGAATTCGATACACCGAGCGATCTGGTTCGCGCAGCGCGACAGGCGCGCGAAGATGGATGGCGCCGCCTGGATTGCTACACGCCTTATCCTGTCGAAGAAGCGGCCGAGGCCATCGGCTTCCATCGCAACCGCGTTCCACTCGTCACGCTGGTTGGCGCATTGATGGGTCTGGCAGCAATGTTTTCGATGGAGACGTGGGTCTCCGTCATTGCCTACCCGCTCAACATCGGGGGTCGCCCGCTGTACTCATGGCCAGCGTTTATCGTGCCTGCCTATGAGTGGACGATTCTCTGGGCCGGCCTGTCCGCTGCCTTTGGCATGATGGCGCTGAACGGCTTGCCGCAGCTTTATCACCCTCTCTTTAACGCACCCAACTTTCGCGACGGCGCTACGTCAGACAAGTTCTTCCTCTGTCTCGAGGCGCTCGACCCGAAGTTCGACCTGATCGAATCCAAAGAATACTTGAAAACTCTGGAGCCGGTTTCGATTGTGGAGGTGGAGTACTAA
- a CDS encoding cytochrome c, whose protein sequence is MQILHFTKKGLILSAPKQGRRTCFSSFTAYAGLTVMMLLAGCRQDMQDQPKMIPQRGSDFYADHRGARPQVVNTVARGELQEDSYFYTGVIQGANGYREEQNTMPFPVTMEVLERGQERFNVYCTPCHSRVGNGLGEIVERGYKPAANLHDQVRRAQPISHYFYVMTHGYGAMPDYSAQLTPEDRWAVAAYIRALQLSQAASAGDVPSGVQVQKLSDVAEREHLPASYAQPWSLPATAVQAYPPTNEGTPAMAPGNPADPLIKIPASKTAPAAAK, encoded by the coding sequence ATGCAAATCCTCCACTTTACAAAAAAAGGTCTCATCCTGAGCGCACCGAAGCAGGGCCGAAGGACTTGCTTTAGCTCTTTCACTGCTTATGCCGGCCTCACTGTAATGATGCTTCTCGCCGGTTGTCGCCAGGACATGCAAGACCAGCCGAAGATGATTCCCCAACGCGGCTCTGATTTTTATGCTGATCATCGTGGCGCGCGTCCGCAGGTTGTCAATACCGTTGCGCGCGGAGAGCTTCAAGAAGACAGCTACTTCTACACGGGCGTTATCCAGGGTGCCAACGGTTATCGCGAGGAGCAGAACACAATGCCGTTCCCCGTCACCATGGAAGTGCTTGAGCGTGGACAGGAGCGCTTCAATGTCTACTGCACTCCCTGTCACTCGCGGGTCGGGAACGGCCTGGGCGAAATTGTGGAGCGCGGTTACAAGCCTGCCGCCAATCTCCACGACCAAGTTCGCCGGGCGCAGCCGATTTCGCACTACTTCTATGTCATGACGCACGGCTATGGCGCCATGCCCGACTACTCGGCGCAACTGACGCCTGAGGATCGCTGGGCAGTTGCAGCGTATATTCGCGCATTACAGCTTAGCCAGGCGGCTTCTGCGGGCGATGTTCCTTCTGGCGTGCAGGTACAAAAGCTGAGTGATGTCGCGGAAAGGGAACACTTGCCGGCCAGTTATGCGCAACCGTGGTCGTTGCCCGCTACAGCGGTTCAGGCATATCCGCCGACAAACGAAGGAACGCCGGCAATGGCTCCCGGAAATCCGGCTGACCCTCTGATCAAGATTCCAGCAAGCAAAACGGCTCCAGCGGCCGCGAAGTAA